The Chryseobacterium indicum genome includes a window with the following:
- a CDS encoding GEVED domain-containing protein encodes MKKNFTSFFFLFLFAITSAQWSPTTFRGEKTRASSEIKNYYSLDISLLKSQLAKAQETGKNAKPVTISLPTLDGKIEKFAVYSFPVVVKELADQYQLGSYVGVGVDDPGKYLRFSLAPDDFQSMIVKDGKYEFIEPADKNKTVYGVHPKTDKSNEGFLCSMNEDKLSKQEIANLYSAGKSFANQTTNFAKSSDKKYRTMRLAMSVTGEYTQYFGGTVANALTAINATLTRVNGVFEKDFALHLNLQNYPNIIYTNASTDPYSPAAQMNNWNLELQQTLTANVGNANYDIGHLFGASGGGGNAGCIGCVCIDPTSSTSQQKGSGYTSPADGIPQGDNFDIDYVAHEMGHQLGANHTFSHGLESAGVNVEPGSGSTIMGYAGITGANTDVQAHSDPYFHAVSITQVQNNLTSKTCDVETPVTNNPPVIAPLSTFNIPKGTAFVLTASATDPENDPMTYCWEEVDNASVTINKNNLGTTASGASFRSFNPTTSPTRYFPKLSSVLAGVLNNSNNGWESVSTVARTTNFRVTVRDNNPVPTQQQTQFANQQIIVGNDGPFKVTTTTAYNNGATNVTWDVVNTTAAPYSVANVKIDYTTDNGVTWTVAAASTPNDGSESLNLTGLTLGGTVKIRVSSIGNVFYAIGSSTVASLLNCTGAAPTGIVVSAITQTTATVTWTATANSTYIVRYRPVGSTTWITVNAASNSVNLTGLSDSIQYEVQVSTVCSGVQGPFSASTNFTTLGLTYCTMTSSNPTEEYISNVTVTPVGASVMSNNSAGATYTDYSTTASALVNLVIGSTGNTVSVSKAWTGTVYSEAVGVWIDFNRNGVFEATEQVMNSAASTTTPVSATFNVPTTAYNGPATTKMRVALQFSSSPVMCTSYTYGEVEDYAVKLIQPIACTSNAPLNLSVTNITATSAYVTWDPATGATYVLQYRQVGSPTWITVPLTTNAYTLSNLLEQTQYEVQVAYVCSGTTGTFTAPLQFTTPAVTYCNITSTNNTNGYISNVTVAPVSSYVMSNNSGANSYTNYSPDPTKLITLVRNTANNSISVSKSWLTTTQSSLAVGAWIDFNRNGIFEAAERVINTTASTTTPITATFTVPTTSYNGPLTLRMRVIFSTSTITDPCATVANGEIEDYAVKIIDLAACTTAPPTPIVVSNVTASTALVSWINTTGATYTLRYRTGTGAWTVIAAPVTNPYTIINLNASTTYEVQVATICGGVTGAWSASTYFTTPAISYCNSGTATVTDGYINNITVTGTNTPMMSNNSGASTYTDYSNDPTKIITLARNSTGNVLSVGRTILSSTYSTYAWIDFNGDGIFNNNPTTVAGGERIMNLGYSSITPVTANFAVPAGAYSGTNKVKMRVIVYYLTPTDACSPLTSNGEVEDYQVQFVDIQPCTTAAPTGITISNIAATTATVSWISSTGATYLVRWRTTNPVGAWNTSPVVTGNLYNITGLTEQTAYEVQVATICGGVQGPWSNSVLFTTTPITYCNMTGTGTTDFISNVTITSVNPGIPPMSNTSVQTNYISYTTPATLVNLEIGSTNNQISVAKGGAQNDAVSAWIDFNRNGVFETTEQIMASAASTTTPVTALFSVPSTAYNGPLTTTMRVVLKRTSAPVMCQNAVNGEVEDYAVKLRPCSTTAPTNLAFNTITHTSANVTWTVPAGGLTFIVRYRVAGTSTWTQVVVSTLTGNPPLALTGLTPATTYEVQIAGSCGTTPGTFTPTQTFTTRCDPTPPNVTIGTVTTNSAVVTWAPVVPSATYVIRYRIVGTATWATINVTAAPLNTYTLTGLSPYTTYEVQVANICNGETTVNPWSNPKVFTTERTCQLPPPGLTITAITPTTAQVTWDPFPGATYILRYRKVGIPSWTMVPSNTNTITLTGLLELTQYEMQVANVCSGTPGTYTLPYFFTTPTIVYCQMASTGTTTSEYISKVTVTPNGKPQMTNTSVGSNYTDYTGVPAKFIELIQGSSDNKIIIDKKLSGNNKAGVAVWIDFNRNGYFDINERILADGPNSNPTASTTFTVPADAFISLVDYKYVVMRVAMGKDIIPVNCTNFPNGEVEDYTVRISKLPVANSINQTDVMIYPNPVSSVLYVKNISKKANYKIYNSAGQLLSSGIILNNKIDVHNLINGLYVIDILDGDTISVQKKFIKE; translated from the coding sequence ATGAAGAAAAATTTTACTTCTTTCTTTTTCCTCTTTTTGTTTGCGATTACCAGTGCACAATGGAGTCCCACGACATTTCGAGGAGAAAAGACGAGAGCTAGTTCTGAGATTAAGAACTACTACTCTTTGGACATTTCTCTACTAAAGTCTCAATTGGCGAAAGCTCAGGAAACGGGAAAAAATGCAAAACCCGTCACGATCTCTTTGCCAACTTTAGATGGGAAAATTGAAAAATTTGCCGTTTACAGCTTCCCTGTGGTAGTGAAAGAACTGGCAGACCAGTATCAGTTAGGCTCTTATGTAGGAGTCGGGGTAGATGATCCTGGCAAATACCTGAGATTCAGTTTAGCACCGGATGATTTTCAGTCGATGATCGTCAAGGATGGTAAATATGAATTCATAGAACCTGCTGATAAAAACAAAACAGTTTATGGTGTGCATCCAAAAACTGATAAAAGTAATGAAGGTTTTCTTTGTTCTATGAACGAAGATAAGCTGTCTAAGCAAGAGATAGCAAATCTTTATTCAGCAGGGAAGTCATTTGCCAACCAGACAACAAACTTTGCCAAGTCATCCGACAAAAAGTACAGAACCATGAGGCTGGCAATGTCTGTAACGGGTGAATATACTCAGTACTTCGGAGGTACAGTTGCTAATGCTTTAACAGCAATCAATGCTACATTAACAAGAGTAAATGGTGTATTTGAAAAAGATTTTGCATTACACCTCAATTTACAAAATTATCCGAACATAATTTATACTAATGCTTCTACCGATCCATATTCGCCTGCAGCGCAGATGAATAACTGGAATTTGGAACTTCAGCAGACTCTTACAGCCAATGTTGGTAATGCCAACTACGATATCGGACACTTATTCGGAGCTTCCGGAGGGGGTGGTAATGCAGGTTGTATCGGGTGTGTCTGTATAGATCCTACAAGTTCCACTTCTCAACAGAAAGGATCGGGATATACTTCTCCTGCGGATGGTATTCCTCAGGGAGATAATTTTGATATAGATTATGTTGCTCATGAAATGGGACACCAGCTGGGAGCAAACCATACCTTTTCTCACGGTCTGGAAAGTGCAGGTGTAAATGTTGAGCCGGGTTCTGGTTCAACAATTATGGGTTATGCCGGGATTACTGGAGCAAATACGGATGTTCAGGCTCATTCTGATCCTTATTTCCATGCTGTAAGTATTACACAGGTACAAAATAATCTTACCAGTAAAACCTGTGATGTTGAAACCCCGGTTACAAATAATCCTCCTGTAATTGCGCCATTATCAACATTTAATATTCCTAAAGGTACGGCATTCGTTTTAACGGCTTCTGCAACAGATCCAGAAAACGATCCTATGACGTATTGCTGGGAAGAAGTTGATAATGCAAGTGTTACTATTAATAAGAATAACTTAGGAACTACTGCAAGCGGAGCCTCGTTTAGATCATTTAACCCTACAACAAGCCCAACAAGATATTTTCCTAAATTATCTTCTGTATTGGCGGGAGTATTAAATAACTCTAACAATGGATGGGAATCTGTTTCTACCGTTGCAAGAACAACAAACTTCAGAGTTACGGTAAGAGATAATAATCCGGTGCCAACTCAGCAGCAGACTCAGTTTGCCAATCAGCAGATCATTGTTGGAAACGATGGGCCGTTCAAAGTAACTACAACCACAGCATATAATAACGGTGCAACGAACGTAACATGGGATGTGGTAAATACTACCGCTGCTCCTTATAGTGTAGCGAATGTAAAAATTGATTATACTACAGACAACGGAGTAACATGGACGGTAGCTGCAGCTTCCACACCAAATGACGGAAGTGAGTCTCTTAACCTAACGGGTCTTACTCTTGGAGGAACAGTTAAGATCAGAGTGAGCTCTATCGGAAATGTTTTCTATGCAATCGGAAGTTCAACAGTAGCTTCTTTGCTAAACTGTACCGGAGCTGCTCCTACAGGTATTGTAGTTTCTGCTATTACACAGACTACTGCTACAGTAACATGGACAGCAACTGCTAACTCTACTTATATTGTTAGATATCGTCCGGTAGGAAGTACAACATGGATTACTGTGAATGCGGCATCAAACTCTGTAAACCTTACAGGTCTTAGTGACAGCATCCAGTACGAAGTACAGGTTTCTACAGTTTGTAGCGGTGTTCAGGGACCTTTCTCTGCTTCTACGAACTTTACAACTTTAGGACTTACTTATTGTACAATGACATCAAGTAACCCTACAGAAGAATATATTTCTAACGTTACAGTAACTCCTGTAGGAGCTTCTGTAATGAGTAATAACTCTGCAGGTGCTACTTACACAGATTACTCTACTACAGCAAGTGCTTTGGTAAATTTAGTAATCGGTTCTACTGGTAATACAGTTTCAGTTAGCAAGGCTTGGACAGGTACAGTATATAGTGAAGCTGTAGGAGTATGGATCGACTTCAACAGAAATGGAGTTTTTGAAGCTACAGAACAGGTAATGAATTCTGCAGCAAGTACAACTACTCCTGTATCTGCCACTTTCAATGTTCCGACAACTGCTTATAACGGACCTGCAACTACTAAGATGAGAGTTGCATTACAATTCAGCTCTTCTCCGGTAATGTGTACAAGTTATACATATGGAGAGGTTGAAGATTACGCAGTAAAATTAATTCAGCCAATTGCTTGTACAAGTAATGCTCCGTTAAACTTATCGGTTACAAATATTACAGCAACTTCTGCATATGTAACATGGGATCCTGCAACGGGGGCAACTTATGTTTTACAATACAGACAGGTAGGTTCTCCGACTTGGATTACAGTTCCTTTAACAACGAATGCTTATACACTGAGCAACCTTCTTGAACAGACTCAATATGAGGTTCAGGTAGCTTATGTTTGTTCGGGAACTACGGGAACATTTACTGCTCCTTTGCAATTCACGACTCCGGCGGTTACATATTGTAATATTACTTCTACGAATAATACCAATGGATATATTTCTAACGTAACGGTAGCTCCAGTGAGTTCTTACGTAATGAGTAACAATTCAGGAGCGAATTCATATACGAATTATTCTCCAGATCCTACCAAATTGATAACATTGGTTCGTAATACTGCCAATAACTCAATTTCTGTTTCTAAATCTTGGTTAACAACTACTCAATCTTCACTTGCAGTCGGAGCTTGGATTGATTTCAACAGAAACGGTATCTTTGAAGCTGCAGAAAGAGTAATTAATACTACTGCAAGTACAACCACTCCTATTACAGCTACATTTACAGTTCCTACAACTTCTTACAATGGTCCGTTAACACTTAGAATGAGAGTTATTTTCTCTACTTCTACAATTACAGATCCTTGTGCAACGGTTGCAAATGGAGAAATCGAAGATTATGCGGTTAAGATTATTGATCTTGCGGCTTGTACAACGGCTCCTCCAACACCGATAGTGGTTTCAAACGTTACAGCTTCTACAGCTTTGGTTTCTTGGATCAATACTACGGGAGCAACTTATACATTAAGATACAGAACAGGTACTGGTGCTTGGACGGTAATTGCTGCTCCGGTAACCAACCCTTACACTATTATAAACTTAAATGCTTCCACTACTTACGAAGTACAGGTTGCAACTATTTGTGGTGGCGTTACAGGGGCTTGGTCTGCTTCTACTTATTTTACAACCCCTGCAATTTCATATTGTAATTCAGGTACTGCGACTGTAACTGACGGATACATTAATAATATTACTGTTACAGGTACTAATACACCGATGATGTCTAACAACTCCGGAGCTAGTACTTACACAGATTATTCTAATGATCCTACTAAGATCATTACTTTGGCTCGTAACTCTACAGGTAACGTACTTTCTGTAGGAAGAACGATCTTATCAAGCACATATTCTACTTATGCTTGGATTGATTTTAACGGAGATGGAATTTTTAATAACAATCCTACTACAGTTGCCGGTGGAGAAAGAATAATGAACTTAGGTTATTCTTCAATAACACCTGTTACTGCTAATTTTGCTGTTCCTGCCGGAGCTTACTCTGGTACGAATAAAGTAAAAATGCGTGTGATTGTTTATTATTTGACACCTACCGATGCTTGTTCACCTCTTACAAGTAATGGCGAGGTAGAAGACTATCAGGTTCAGTTTGTAGATATCCAGCCATGTACTACGGCTGCTCCTACAGGTATTACAATATCTAATATTGCAGCTACTACAGCTACAGTATCCTGGATCTCTTCTACTGGGGCAACTTATTTGGTAAGATGGAGAACTACCAACCCTGTGGGAGCTTGGAATACATCTCCTGTAGTTACAGGAAACCTTTATAATATTACAGGGCTTACTGAACAGACTGCTTATGAAGTACAGGTAGCTACAATTTGTGGTGGAGTTCAGGGACCTTGGTCTAACTCTGTACTTTTCACAACTACTCCGATTACTTATTGTAATATGACGGGTACAGGAACGACTGACTTTATTTCAAATGTGACAATAACTTCAGTGAATCCGGGTATTCCTCCAATGAGCAATACTTCTGTACAGACAAACTACATCAGCTATACCACTCCGGCTACATTGGTGAATCTGGAAATAGGTTCTACAAATAACCAGATTTCAGTAGCTAAGGGCGGGGCACAAAATGATGCAGTTTCAGCTTGGATCGATTTTAACAGAAACGGAGTATTTGAAACTACAGAGCAAATTATGGCGTCTGCGGCAAGTACTACAACTCCTGTTACAGCATTATTCAGTGTTCCTTCAACAGCATATAACGGGCCTTTAACAACTACAATGAGAGTTGTTCTTAAACGTACAAGTGCGCCTGTTATGTGTCAGAATGCGGTGAATGGTGAAGTCGAAGATTATGCGGTGAAATTGAGACCTTGTTCTACAACAGCACCTACTAATTTAGCATTTAACACAATTACTCATACTTCTGCGAATGTTACGTGGACTGTGCCTGCAGGTGGTCTTACATTTATTGTAAGATACAGAGTGGCAGGAACAAGTACATGGACTCAGGTTGTGGTATCAACTTTAACAGGTAACCCACCATTGGCTTTAACCGGTTTAACACCTGCTACGACTTATGAAGTACAGATAGCAGGAAGTTGTGGAACAACTCCGGGTACATTTACACCTACACAGACATTCACTACAAGATGTGATCCAACCCCTCCGAATGTTACAATAGGAACTGTAACTACCAACTCAGCTGTAGTAACATGGGCTCCTGTTGTACCAAGTGCTACTTATGTAATCAGATACAGAATTGTAGGTACAGCAACATGGGCTACAATCAACGTTACTGCAGCACCATTAAATACATATACACTTACAGGTTTAAGCCCATATACGACTTATGAAGTACAGGTGGCGAATATCTGTAATGGAGAAACTACTGTAAATCCATGGTCTAATCCTAAAGTGTTTACTACGGAAAGAACTTGTCAGTTACCTCCTCCGGGACTTACCATTACAGCGATTACTCCGACTACGGCGCAGGTAACATGGGATCCTTTCCCGGGTGCTACTTATATCCTGAGATACAGAAAAGTAGGTATTCCGAGCTGGACAATGGTACCATCGAATACCAATACGATTACTCTTACAGGTTTATTAGAGTTAACACAGTATGAAATGCAGGTAGCAAACGTTTGTAGCGGAACTCCGGGTACATATACACTGCCTTATTTCTTCACGACACCAACAATTGTTTACTGTCAGATGGCATCTACCGGAACAACAACTTCAGAGTATATCTCTAAAGTAACGGTAACGCCAAATGGTAAACCTCAGATGACGAATACTTCCGTAGGATCTAATTATACAGATTATACAGGAGTTCCGGCTAAATTTATTGAACTGATTCAGGGGTCTTCCGACAATAAAATCATAATTGATAAAAAGCTGTCAGGAAACAATAAAGCAGGAGTTGCAGTATGGATCGATTTCAACAGAAACGGATACTTCGATATTAATGAAAGAATCCTTGCTGACGGACCAAACAGTAATCCTACTGCGAGCACTACATTTACGGTACCTGCAGATGCATTCATCAGTCTGGTAGACTACAAATATGTAGTAATGAGAGTGGCAATGGGCAAAGATATTATTCCTGTAAATTGTACCAACTTCCCGAATGGAGAAGTAGAAGATTACACGGTAAGAATTTCTAAACTTCCTGTTGCTAATTCAATTAATCAAACAGATGTCATGATTTATCCGAACCCGGTGAGTTCTGTACTGTATGTGAAAAATATCAGCAAAAAAGCGAATTATAAGATCTATAATTCAGCAGGACAGTTATTGTCAAGCGGTATTATCTTAAACAACAAGATTGACGTTCATAACCTGATAAATGGACTTTATGTAATAGACATTTTGGATGGAGACACCATTTCTGTTCAGAAGAAATTTATTAAAGAATAA
- the coaE gene encoding dephospho-CoA kinase (Dephospho-CoA kinase (CoaE) performs the final step in coenzyme A biosynthesis.), protein MEELHSEAQKAEPDPLSAPKIIGLTGGIGSGKTTVAKFIEEFGFPVYYSDDRAKDIVNDNDDLKQKIKELLGDNAYDENGVYNRKYVAEKVFNDKDLLQGLNEIIHPAVRTDFEDWVKRQTKYLVFKETALLFELKLNLQCYKSILVTAEDNIRIKRVMDRDGKTYREVQAVMEKQMPEKDKIKLADCIIYNNTNLEDLKEQTEKIVFDIE, encoded by the coding sequence ATGGAGGAATTACATTCGGAAGCTCAGAAAGCAGAACCTGATCCCTTATCTGCACCCAAAATCATTGGCTTAACTGGCGGAATCGGATCCGGAAAAACTACAGTTGCAAAATTTATTGAAGAGTTCGGATTTCCGGTTTATTATTCGGATGACAGGGCAAAAGATATTGTGAATGACAATGATGATTTAAAACAGAAGATCAAAGAACTTTTAGGAGATAATGCCTATGATGAAAACGGAGTCTACAACCGTAAATATGTTGCTGAAAAAGTTTTTAACGATAAAGATTTACTTCAGGGATTAAATGAAATTATTCATCCTGCTGTAAGAACAGATTTTGAGGATTGGGTAAAAAGACAAACGAAATATCTGGTTTTTAAAGAAACAGCTTTATTGTTTGAGTTAAAATTAAACCTGCAATGCTACAAGTCTATATTGGTAACTGCGGAAGATAATATCAGAATAAAAAGAGTGATGGACCGGGACGGAAAAACCTACCGCGAAGTTCAGGCAGTGATGGAAAAACAGATGCCGGAAAAAGACAAAATAAAACTTGCAGACTGCATTATTTATAACAATACCAATCTTGAAGATCTCAAGGAACAAACCGAAAAGATCGTCTTCGATATCGAATAA
- a CDS encoding MBL fold metallo-hydrolase: MKLYPIQCGKFKLDGGAMFGVVPKSLWEKTNPADERNLIELGTRSLLVEDGKKLILIDCGLGNKQDDKFFGHYSLWGDDNLDKNLKKYGFVREDITDVFLTHLHFDHCGGAIEWNDDKTGYRPAFKNAQFWTNENHWKWATEPNAREKASFLKENIIPIQESGQLNFLPLPATGNYGFAPDLKMDVIFVDGHTEKQMLPVIQYQEKTIVFAADLIPTAGHIPQVYVMGYDTRPLLTLEEKGKFLKQCVDNEYLLFFEHDAHNELASLKMTEKGVRLDETFSFNDVFGY; this comes from the coding sequence ATGAAGCTATATCCAATACAATGTGGAAAATTTAAGCTCGACGGCGGAGCGATGTTCGGAGTCGTCCCAAAGAGTTTGTGGGAAAAAACAAATCCTGCAGACGAAAGAAACTTAATTGAGCTGGGAACACGTTCTCTTCTTGTGGAAGACGGAAAAAAATTAATTTTAATTGACTGCGGTTTAGGAAATAAGCAGGATGATAAATTTTTCGGTCATTATTCGCTTTGGGGAGACGATAATTTAGACAAAAACTTAAAGAAATATGGTTTTGTAAGAGAGGACATCACGGATGTTTTCCTTACTCACCTTCACTTCGATCACTGCGGTGGCGCAATTGAATGGAATGACGATAAAACAGGTTACAGACCTGCTTTCAAAAATGCACAGTTCTGGACGAATGAAAACCACTGGAAATGGGCAACGGAACCTAATGCCAGAGAAAAAGCGAGTTTTCTGAAAGAGAATATTATCCCGATTCAGGAAAGCGGACAATTAAACTTTTTACCTCTTCCTGCAACGGGAAATTACGGTTTTGCACCTGACTTGAAAATGGATGTGATTTTCGTTGATGGTCATACCGAAAAACAAATGCTTCCTGTCATTCAGTATCAGGAAAAAACAATTGTTTTTGCGGCCGATTTAATTCCGACAGCGGGACATATTCCTCAGGTTTATGTGATGGGTTATGATACCCGACCTCTTTTAACTTTAGAAGAAAAGGGTAAATTTCTTAAGCAGTGTGTGGATAATGAATATCTGTTGTTCTTTGAGCATGACGCACACAACGAACTGGCAAGTCTGAAAATGACTGAAAAAGGGGTAAGATTAGATGAAACGTTTAGTTTTAATGATGTTTTTGGATATTAA
- the ruvB gene encoding Holliday junction branch migration DNA helicase RuvB → MPDFLHPDKDNYSREELAQEEQIRPQSFKDFAGQRKTLENLEVFVTAAKRRGGALDHVLLHGPPGLGKTTLANIIANELGVNCKITSGPVLDKPGSLAGLLTNLEENDVLFIDEIHRLSPVVEEYLYSAMEDYKIDIMLETGPNARSVQIGLNPFTLVGATTRSGMLTKPMLARFGIQSRLEYYTIELLSMIIIRSARVLGVKIYEDAAIEIARRSRGTPRIANALLRRVRDFAEIKGNGEIEINITKYALDSLNVDEYGLDEMDNKIMRVMIENFKGKPVGISALATSIAENPETLEEVYEPFLIQEGFIIRTPRGREVTEKAYKHLNISMPKNPGELF, encoded by the coding sequence ATGCCCGATTTTTTACATCCAGATAAAGACAATTATTCCCGCGAAGAACTTGCGCAGGAAGAACAGATTCGTCCCCAGAGTTTTAAAGATTTTGCCGGACAAAGAAAAACATTGGAAAATCTCGAAGTTTTCGTGACGGCTGCCAAAAGACGTGGCGGAGCTTTGGATCATGTTCTTTTGCACGGTCCTCCCGGTTTGGGAAAGACTACTCTTGCCAATATTATCGCGAATGAACTTGGAGTAAACTGCAAGATTACTTCAGGACCTGTTCTGGATAAACCCGGAAGTTTAGCCGGTTTATTAACGAATCTGGAAGAAAATGATGTGCTTTTCATCGATGAAATCCACCGTCTTTCTCCTGTTGTGGAAGAATATCTGTATTCTGCGATGGAGGATTATAAAATCGACATCATGCTGGAAACCGGTCCGAATGCAAGAAGCGTACAGATCGGCTTGAATCCGTTTACTTTGGTGGGAGCAACAACACGAAGCGGAATGCTTACCAAACCGATGCTGGCAAGATTTGGAATCCAAAGCAGGCTGGAATATTATACCATTGAACTTTTGTCGATGATTATTATCCGAAGCGCAAGAGTGCTGGGCGTAAAAATCTATGAAGATGCCGCAATTGAAATTGCCAGAAGAAGCCGTGGAACACCGAGAATTGCCAATGCACTGTTAAGAAGAGTTCGTGATTTTGCAGAAATAAAAGGAAACGGGGAAATAGAAATCAACATTACAAAATATGCTTTGGATTCATTAAACGTTGATGAATATGGGCTTGATGAAATGGATAACAAAATTATGCGCGTGATGATCGAAAATTTTAAAGGAAAACCCGTGGGAATTTCGGCTTTGGCAACATCTATTGCAGAAAATCCTGAAACTCTGGAGGAAGTTTATGAACCTTTTTTAATTCAGGAAGGATTTATCATCAGAACACCGAGAGGTCGTGAAGTAACGGAAAAAGCTTATAAGCACCTCAACATTTCAATGCCTAAAAACCCGGGAGAACTTTTCTGA
- a CDS encoding four helix bundle protein, producing MIKDFTEMPVWQKAMDIAEKCFNISESLPKKEDYALNSQLRRSAESISANIAEGFGRRTAKDKGRFYDISRGSAFETKSHLIYGSRVKYFSENECLEIKNLINEVVHDLNKITNHLSRIHP from the coding sequence ATGATAAAAGATTTTACTGAGATGCCCGTTTGGCAAAAGGCAATGGATATTGCTGAAAAATGTTTTAATATATCTGAAAGTTTACCCAAAAAAGAAGATTATGCGTTGAATTCACAATTAAGAAGATCAGCGGAAAGTATTTCAGCAAATATTGCTGAAGGTTTTGGGAGAAGAACAGCGAAAGATAAAGGCAGGTTTTATGATATTTCCAGAGGGTCTGCATTTGAAACTAAAAGCCATTTGATATACGGAAGCCGAGTAAAATATTTTTCAGAAAATGAGTGCTTAGAAATAAAAAATTTAATTAATGAAGTTGTACATGATTTAAATAAGATAACAAACCATTTAAGCAGAATTCATCCTTAA